In Patescibacteria group bacterium, the sequence ATAGGCAAACTTGACCTGTCCTCGGCCGAATGGGCAAGTTTTGTCTATGCTTCCGAATTCGATGACCTAGAGGAGCTCGCCTTCACTAAGGTGTGCGAAACTGCCTCTACTATAACCTGGCTGTTGTATATCTATGAGAATCCTCCCGAGGGGAGTGAACCGGACCAGTCTGTTCTCGCCAAGATAGAAGAATTTAACCTTTCGCTCGACGAATGGAAGGAAATTGCTGAAGTTTCCGGAGGCGTGCTAAATGATCTGGCTCTGAAAAAGATGGCTAAATTGGAGACCGCCTAAGTTTCTATTTCACTGCCTTAAAGCTGGGGTAAAACCCGGCTTTTTTAATACTTGAATGTAATCAGAACCTGATAAGATAAACCTATGAGCAACTACGAGTTTCTAAAAGAATATCAGCAACTCCAATATCAGATTATGTTTGGAAAACTTACTGATTTGGGCTTTGCCTCAGTTAGCTACTGTGAAGACGATAAATCGGCCTGGTGGAACCAGGCTCTGATAGAAAATGAGATTACCCCAGAACAGATAAAAGTCATTGAGCAAACCATGATTAGCCAAAGCAGAACGCCTGTCATCTATTTTGAGAACAATAAATCCGAATCATTTATAGACCTACTAAAACAATCCGGCTATAAGTTTGAGTATGAGGATTCGTGGATGTTCCATGCGGGTGAAAATATTGATTATGACAGATCTCACCATGTGAAAAAGGTGGAAAATGAAGAAGATTTAAAGATATTTATCGACACTTTTGATAAATGTTATCAAAAAGATGATCCCCAGAACCCCTTTGGTGAATTGGGAGATTATCTCAAAGCTACAGCTAGAGCCTGGAAAGCCCACCATTCCACCAACAGAGTAGAATACTTCATAGTTTATAAAGATAACCAACCCGTGGCCGTGTCTACGTTGACCAACTTGAAGGGAGGCGGATATATCTCTAATGTGGGGTCTCTGCGGGAAGTCAGGGGAGAAGGGTTTGGCAAGACAGCTACATTATTCGCACTAGAAAGATCTGTAGAAAATGGCAATACCATTCATTACTTGGCTACTGAGGCAGGAACTTATCCCAATGAGTTTTATAAAAAGATTGGATTTACAACCAGATTCACCGCAGTGGGTTATAAAAAAAGTTAATAAGATAAATATATGGACGAAATTATAATCAAAGCCAGAGAATACACTGTTAGTGAGTTCGAAAAGTACGGATCCCCTGTACTGCTTCTTGATTTGGCAACCCAAGTAGCTACTCGATTAGCCACCGCTTTAGAGGCAGACGTTGACATAACAAAAATGGGTGCTTATTTAATGGACTTGAAACTCGGAGAGGCTAAGAGGGATGGTAAACGATCAGAACACGCTCGGTTAAGTGCGGAAAGTGGAGCAGTATTTCTGGAACAGTTCGGGTTGGCAGATGATGTTAAAAATAAAATTATCAATTGCATCGAAGCTCACCATGGAGATGTTCCATATAAATCTATAGAGGCAGAAATTTGTGCTAATGCCGATTGTTATAAGTTCCTTTCTCCACGAGGTTTTTTAATTGCCTTTGCCTTAACGGGTAAACCGAATGCTGGTTTTGATGAGCATTTAGATTCTATAGAAAAGAAACTTGATGAAAAACACTCCATCCTGTCATTAGATATTTGCAAAGAAGAATTAGAGTTACACTATCGTGCATTCAAAGAGTTGATAGCCCAGTCTCGGCAGAAGGAATAACAGGTAGTTCTTGCCATCTGTTCTCCTGTAACCAAGTTCCCACTTCCCGCCAGTGATCGGGCAGGCATCCAGAATACAGCTGTTATCTTGTGGTCTGAGAATTGACAGCAGGCCAAAATGCCAATAAAATGGCTCCAGAACATTAAAATCTTTCAATCAAACAGGCAGGAGGCCTGACATGACACAATCACTTCATTATACCTGTGTTGTCGGTGTCTTCTGCGGCACCGACGGCGAGTTAGCCTCGCTCCATTCCAGTAAGTATGCGTGCCCCCTTGGGTTGTTGGTAATGCTGACGGCCTTAAAGAGAGTTTACCCAGAGATAAACGCCATCGTTTATAATTTGGAGGTAACTTCGGGGGAGGTATTGCGTCGAGACATTGTTCAATATATTTCGGAATACGGCCAAGGGCATGTTTTAGTCTGCATGACTTTGACCGCTGGCAATGTTCCTCAATGTATGAGATGGGCACAAGAGCTGCGCGATCTTGGCTGCCATATTTTTATAGGCGGGCCAGAAGTAACTGCAGTTACCGCTCCCTTCTACGCTAAACATCCATTTATAAATGGATGTGTCGTGGGTGGAGGCGAAAATATTCTGCCGATTATTGTTGAGCAAGGCTTCGGAGTCGGAGAGAATATTTTTACAAAAGAGCATTCTCCCAACACAACAATCTGGCATCCTTTTGACTTTGTTAATGCAGGGGTAGATTACAATCTGCTTTATGCCTTATCCAGTCATAAGGGAATAAGTGCTTTATTCGCCGGCGACTGCGCTTTGACGGCCACCGGGCAACGCTGCGTCTTTTGTGGCAGAGCAACGATGGGTCATTCCAGTCGTCCCGATCCTAAAGTATTCTGGGATGAATTGGAGACAGCCCACGCAGCAGGGGTGGATATTATTTATAACACCGCTGATACTGTGGGAGTATACCCAAGGGAGTTTAACGAATTGGCCACCGCAGTTCCTACATGGCGACAGCAAGTGTTAGCAGAAAAGCCGGAACCCGAACGCTGGATGAAGGCCTTTATGAATGCGACTCAACTCACGGATGAGTTTTGCTACTGCGCTAAGGCAGTTGGCGCCCGGTTCGCTATTGGCGTTGAATCCCTGACCGATATTCAAATTGCCGGTAAGGGCAATACCCAGATCGGCCACATCGAAAGAGCGTTCCAAAGGGCCTCTCGATTCGGAGTGCCTTTGATCGCAACTTCGATTGCTGGCTTACCGGGAACTGGGTCAGAAAGCTGGGAGGCCGACACGGAAGCGATGCTGAATTTCTATACTTCTTATGCCGCTGATGGCACCTTGGTCTGGGTAACCCATTCCCCCTTGTTGATTATTCTGGGGTCCAGATTATTCCTGCAAGTATTGGAGAAGATGGGTTTAAGCGCACAAGATCCGACGTACTGGCCGCGAGAAAGCCGATGGGAGGCCTATAACCCCATTCGCATGACCGCATATTATTACGACCAGTTCTGTGGCGGGTCCTATGAAGAAGCAGTCCAGAGCGTTTGCGGATTCTTGGAAAAAGCCAAAGGAGTATTTGGTAATCGGATTACTCTCGATTCTAAGGGAATGGATCCGGATCTCTGGCTGCTCTACGGCGAATCCTTGAGATCTTCTGTTTGATTCTGTTCATTTTTAAGTAATTGACCGACCCCGCCTGATGGCGGGGTTGTTTTTATAATAAAATTCTGATGCATAAACTCTTTGCCAGAGGTGATTTTATGGTATTCTAATGTATAAAGCAGTTACCCTGATGGTAAATCCAAACCTGCTTTGAACATTGAGGCAATCATATGAGTGAACAATCCGAAGGCCCTAGTGATGGATCTATGGGTCATCATATGAGGGTACCGAGAGACAAGATGATCGCTGTCGCTAACTTTTCTGTCGGCGAAGTTATGGGCAAAGCCGCTTCGTTTGGCCTTGACCTTGGGAATCACCATGGAGCATATCTAACCATATCTGCGGCGAGACCCGGAGACACAGGTCTTTTTTGGTTAGTTGATCCTCTACTTGTCAACGAAATTACCAACGGATGTGATGAGAAGTACAAAGGATTCAGCCAATCCAAACCAGTGTTCTTACTTTCCCGATTCTCTATCTATGGCGAGAGGTTAAGTTCGCAAAGCAGTAAGCTGTCCGGCGGACAGCCTCCCGGAGCAGTAGTAGGTGATAGTGATGAGGATGGCGAATTCTACATCTTTTCCTTATCCGGCCTGCCTCCAATATGCGATGAGACAGCTATGCTGCTCACCGCAGTTAGGTTAGGATTCATGAGTATGGTCACGGCTCGTGAACTTGCCGCTACTGTATTTAATGATTTCTTCCTAGGAAACCAGTGGGCGGCACTCGATAACTAATCGGCATTAACCGGTGTGACTAAAGGGCGGGAACTGCAAAGTTAACCGCCTTTTTTAATAACTCAACAAAGCGGGAACCTGATAAGATAAAATTATGCCTGATTCAGTAGATAAATTAGCTAAGATAATTTGGGATTACCATCATATGCAACATCAGCTTCAGAAATCTGATTGCATTGTGGTTTTGGGTAGCCAAGACACCCGGGTGGCTGAAAGGGGAGCGCAATTACTATTAGAGGGATGGGCGCCTCTTATAGTTTTTTCCGGCGGTTTTGGAAGGATTACTAAAAATATATGGAAAGAAACTGAAGCGGAGAAGTTCAAACAAATTGCCTTAGCTATGGGCGTACCTCCGGACAAGATATTAGTTGAAGACACATCTACCAATACAGGAGAAAACATCACCTCTGTTAGAAAACTACTAGAAAACAAGAGTATCGATATTAAACGGATAATCGCTGTGCATAAACCTTATATGGAACGTAGAACTTATGCCACTTTTAAGAAATTATGGCCAGAAATAGATGTCTTGGTTACTTCTCCGCAGATAGCCTATGAAAATTATCCTACTGCAGAGATTTCCGAAGAAGATGTCATCAACATTATGGTCGGCGATCTGCAACGGATTAAATTATATCCAGAGATGGGGTTCCAGATCAGTCAAGTAATTCCTGATAAGGTGTGGTCTGCCTATGAGCAACTCGTAGCCTTAGGTTACAGCAAGTGTTTGATTAGGAAATAAGAATATGATTGATGAAAAATTTGTTAAGCTTTAGAATCAATCAGCCGGTGAAATTCCGACTGTTTAAATACTTAAATGTCTTATTGTTCAAGGAATATAATGACGAGAACTATTGCTTAGTTCTCGCTACGCTCGAACAGTAATTCCGGTTTTATAGATCGAGTTTTATAGATCTAATTGGTAGACTTGGGAGCCGGACATCACCCAGAAAGAGCCGATCTTTTCATCGACAAAAATTTTACTGGGATTAGTAATCCCGCTAAAGGCGTATTGCTTGCGGTATTTGCCGTCTTTATCAAAAGCGATCACGCGGGAATTAGCCGCATCTAATACGTACAGCCCATTGGTATTCCAGCTGGCATAAATATCAGTAATAGTATTGATAATTCCGGTATGCTCAGGAACATTTTTCAGACTATATTCTACTTTTACTCCCTGAACATATTTATTTACCACACCGTTAATTAGGAGGTACATATCACCATCAATGGCAAAAGTGGTAGCTCCGGCTAAGCTGATAGTTGAATTGTCTTCAAAGAAAGACGCAATCTTGGTGTAACCATCTACGGTTTTTTGATATTTCCAAATCTGGTTATTATCCGGATCCAGGAAATAAAGCTTAGTAGTGTAGGCAATTACGTCGATAGCGTTATTCCAAGTTCCGCTATCTAAATTAGCGGCGCTCATCCGGTTATCCGAAAGCTCTAAGCCATAAATCCCCGGGGGAGTGGTGTAGATGACCAGGCCGCTATCGGTGGGGGCGCCCAGTTTGATCTTTTTCTCATTACTGACTAAAGAATTGATAATCCCTACCTCGTTGCGGGTGTAATTGTATTTGTAAACTTTATTGTAATCGACATCGTAAGTATAAATATCTTCGCCGACAGCGAAAAAGTTATTCACGTTGACCTTGGGCGTTTTACTACCGGAGGTTTCTAGCTGACTGGCGATGCTAGCAAAATCAACTGTCACTCTGGGGTTGGCATAACGCGTGACTTTATTGATGTCATCTAATTGGCCTTTGACTTCCGCCAACACCCCGAGAGCATCCTGTTTGGTCGTGTCGTGTTTGGTGGCCGCTTCCGCCAGGGCATAGGCTTCCGCGAGCAAAGAATTAGCCTGAGCCGTATCTTCGTAAATCAGCGCCGCTTTGGCGGCATCGCGTTTTTGAATAGCGCTGTCTAAAGAGGCGATGGCAGTTTTTTTACTTACCCGTTCGGTATTGCTGCTGGCTAAAGCCAGAGTAGAAGCAACTAATACGATAGCCAATACGCCTACGGAGATCAGTAAGATCCGGTTGCCGTTTTTCTGTTTTTTGATTTGATTCACCCAATAACTCACCGAACTGAAGACGAGATCTACCACCGCTACTATTACCAGCCAAGCGTATTTAAAGTAGCGCATCACGGCATTACTGGTTTTCTTCAGTTGAGGACTTTTAGCGGCTAATTTAGCCCTATTGGTAATATTAGTCAGATTATCGCCCAAACGGCCGTAGTCAACTTTGGGTAAATTAAATTTGGCAGTAGATAATTCCGGTCGGACAGGCTCTTCGTAGGCGGGCATTTCGGCAGTAATATCTAACTCCTGGGCCATTTCGCTGGCCCGAGCCCCCACGCTTTCACTGGTGTCCGCTTCGCGGACTACCTGAGTATGGAAACCTGCTTGAGGAGTTTTCCCCCAGAGGTTGTCGCTGATCGGTGCAGTCGGAGCTGCGCTCGGAACAAACTTTCTGCCATAATCCGATTCGGTATTGCCCACCCAGTTATCTTCCGGAGCCTCTTCTTCGTCAGTGGCCATCTCGGGAACGGAGAATTCGGCAATAATCACATTGGTTTTACTGATATCGCCTTCTTTCTCCAGTTGAGCAGCCAACTTGCGGGCGCCTTCGGCGGGACCGAAACTTTCAATAATCCGTTTTACCTTATCAATAGAAAAATAATACAGGAGTTCGGCGGTGCTGATAATAATCTTATCTCCTACCAGCAGGTCGCCTTCAATAATATTAGATAAAGTTTCCTCGGGGCGGGGCATTTCTCCTGGGGTATACATTTCAGCAGAAAGATGCATCATTTTACCGGCTCGCCAGAGGTGAATTTCGTTAGTACCCCGGTGCACGGCCAAAAGCTTGTCGCCAGCAATAACAGCGATAGTCACATTAGTTTTACCGATCCAGTCCTTTTCTCCTTCTTTGGCAATGGCGGCAAATTCTTCATTAGCTGCCTTGAGCGCACTCTCAAAGCTTTGACTGGGGTCTAAGGACAGGTCGCGGTAATATTCTTCTTTGATAATATCAATCAGATTATAGGCAATATCAGGGGTCAGAGGAGAGGCGCTACTAATATCGATCACAAAATAGAGGCTGCCATGCCGTTGTTCTTCTGCTAAATCAGGCCGATAGACTAGGGCAGTAGAAAATCCGCTCGCCGACGGGCTTTTAGATAAAACCTTGCCGATCTTAACGGCATATTTTGGTTTTGTGGCTGTAACTTTGAAATCTACCATTAACCTTTGGTTATCAAAGTTATTATAGACTACTAGCCGTAAACTTGGCAATCAAAGCTGTGAATAAGTTTTGGGAAGAAACAGAACAATAGTATATCCTATAAAGAGAGATGAGCTACTACGAAATCAAGCGAATCGGGATTGCAGCAGGGGGATTATTAATTTGTACAATGATTGGCTGGTGGCTGCATCCGTATTTTGCTGGACTAAAAGAAATTCAGCCAGTTATTTTCCAATTGGGTATTTGGCAAATTCGCTGGTACGGCGTTTTAATGGCAAGCGCAGTAGTGCTGGCTCTCTTAGGTCTTAGTCGCTTAGCCAAAGCGACGATATGGGAACCGCATATTTTAGGTTTAGTGACTAGCGCAGTCGGCGGAGGTATTATCGGCGCTCGTTTATTATTTGTAATTTTGAAATGGTCAGAATTTGCCTCTACGCCGCTGGAAATATTTAATTTGCCGGGCGGTGGTTTAAGTATTCATGGAGCTTTATTGGGAGGAGCTGTGATGATGTTTTGGTATTGCCGAGCGCATCAACTATCTTTTGGAGCAGCGGCTGATATGATTGTCCCCTGGGTGGCTTTGGGGCAAATGATTGGCCGATTCGGTAATTTTTTTAATCAAGAAGCTTTTGGGGGTCCGACTAGTAGCCCATGGAAAATGTGGATAACGCCAGCACTGCGGCCGGAGGCCTGGCAAAATTATAGTTGGTTCCACCCGACTTTTTTATATGAAAGCATTGGGTTGCTGATAGTTCTGTTAATTTTGTTAATTGCTCAACGCAAACAGCTGCCGGCGGGAACGGTGGCCTTCGTTTATACCGGGGCTTATTCGGTGCTGAGATTCGGCATCGAATTTTTCCGTATCGATAGCGATAAGTGGGGGAACCTGACAGTCGCCCAATGGGGCAGTCTAGTTATTATACTCATCAGCCTGATTGGTGGTTTAATATTAAGGTATAGTAGTCGACCTAAATTATGATCAATACTCTCTTAGTAATCCTTAGTTTGATCAGCTTAGCCACCCTGGGGGCATTGGTTTGGGTATTAAAGCGTCTGTCGGCCAAACAGCCTGATACTAGCCCAGCGGTAAATCAGAGCTTAGATGCGCTACTCCGGGATACGCGGGATCTGAGGGTAGATCAAAAGTTAATTCGCGAATCGAGCCATACGCTCAATCAAGACCTGAGGAGTTTAGCGGATCTATTACAGCAGTTCAAAATTCGCCAAGAGGAGCGCAATCACCGCGAAGAAGAATATACTTCGTCCATCAAAGATTCTATTAAAGGCATTGAGCACCTGTTTAAAGGGTCGAAATCCAAAGGTATGGCCGGAGAAAACATTTTACGGGAGATCTTTAAAATTTTCCCACCCGAGCTGATCGTGTTTGATTACAAAGTAGAAGGCCGCCCCGTCGAATTTGGCTTGAAACTTCCGGATGGCCGGATTGTGCCGATGGATTCCAAAGTAGTGGCGCTGGAAGAAATGAACCAATTAGTGACGGAAAATAACGAGGACACTCGGCAAAAACTAATCAAAAAAATTGAAACCGAGGTCATGAAAAAAATCAAAGAAGTAGCCGAGTATGTCCATCCGCCCATCACGTGGGACCGGGCCTTGATGATGGTGCCAGACGCCATCTATTCCATCTTGAAAGAATCGTTCACCCGAGCTTACAGTCAATCGGTCATTTTAATTCCTTTCAGTATGGCCGTGCCGTATATTTTGACTTTTCTCGATCTGCATAAAAAAACTTTAGCGACCTACGATGAGCAGCAAGTACACGCTTTTCTGGAAGATCTGGACAGGGCATTAGGAGAAATGGATACTGTCTTGGAAAACCAAATTGCTCGGGGCAATACGATGATCGGTAATGCTTACACCGAATACAAAAAAATTGTCGGGAAAGTGCGGGGACGGATGACCTATTTGGCCGAAGCAGAAAAACCGCAACTACTGAAATCGACCGCACCCAAAGAAGAACC encodes:
- a CDS encoding GNAT family N-acetyltransferase produces the protein MSNYEFLKEYQQLQYQIMFGKLTDLGFASVSYCEDDKSAWWNQALIENEITPEQIKVIEQTMISQSRTPVIYFENNKSESFIDLLKQSGYKFEYEDSWMFHAGENIDYDRSHHVKKVENEEDLKIFIDTFDKCYQKDDPQNPFGELGDYLKATARAWKAHHSTNRVEYFIVYKDNQPVAVSTLTNLKGGGYISNVGSLREVRGEGFGKTATLFALERSVENGNTIHYLATEAGTYPNEFYKKIGFTTRFTAVGYKKS
- a CDS encoding radical SAM protein, producing the protein MTQSLHYTCVVGVFCGTDGELASLHSSKYACPLGLLVMLTALKRVYPEINAIVYNLEVTSGEVLRRDIVQYISEYGQGHVLVCMTLTAGNVPQCMRWAQELRDLGCHIFIGGPEVTAVTAPFYAKHPFINGCVVGGGENILPIIVEQGFGVGENIFTKEHSPNTTIWHPFDFVNAGVDYNLLYALSSHKGISALFAGDCALTATGQRCVFCGRATMGHSSRPDPKVFWDELETAHAAGVDIIYNTADTVGVYPREFNELATAVPTWRQQVLAEKPEPERWMKAFMNATQLTDEFCYCAKAVGARFAIGVESLTDIQIAGKGNTQIGHIERAFQRASRFGVPLIATSIAGLPGTGSESWEADTEAMLNFYTSYAADGTLVWVTHSPLLIILGSRLFLQVLEKMGLSAQDPTYWPRESRWEAYNPIRMTAYYYDQFCGGSYEEAVQSVCGFLEKAKGVFGNRITLDSKGMDPDLWLLYGESLRSSV
- a CDS encoding YdcF family protein, which gives rise to MPDSVDKLAKIIWDYHHMQHQLQKSDCIVVLGSQDTRVAERGAQLLLEGWAPLIVFSGGFGRITKNIWKETEAEKFKQIALAMGVPPDKILVEDTSTNTGENITSVRKLLENKSIDIKRIIAVHKPYMERRTYATFKKLWPEIDVLVTSPQIAYENYPTAEISEEDVINIMVGDLQRIKLYPEMGFQISQVIPDKVWSAYEQLVALGYSKCLIRK
- the lgt gene encoding prolipoprotein diacylglyceryl transferase, which gives rise to MSYYEIKRIGIAAGGLLICTMIGWWLHPYFAGLKEIQPVIFQLGIWQIRWYGVLMASAVVLALLGLSRLAKATIWEPHILGLVTSAVGGGIIGARLLFVILKWSEFASTPLEIFNLPGGGLSIHGALLGGAVMMFWYCRAHQLSFGAAADMIVPWVALGQMIGRFGNFFNQEAFGGPTSSPWKMWITPALRPEAWQNYSWFHPTFLYESIGLLIVLLILLIAQRKQLPAGTVAFVYTGAYSVLRFGIEFFRIDSDKWGNLTVAQWGSLVIILISLIGGLILRYSSRPKL
- the rmuC gene encoding DNA recombination protein RmuC, with translation MINTLLVILSLISLATLGALVWVLKRLSAKQPDTSPAVNQSLDALLRDTRDLRVDQKLIRESSHTLNQDLRSLADLLQQFKIRQEERNHREEEYTSSIKDSIKGIEHLFKGSKSKGMAGENILREIFKIFPPELIVFDYKVEGRPVEFGLKLPDGRIVPMDSKVVALEEMNQLVTENNEDTRQKLIKKIETEVMKKIKEVAEYVHPPITWDRALMMVPDAIYSILKESFTRAYSQSVILIPFSMAVPYILTFLDLHKKTLATYDEQQVHAFLEDLDRALGEMDTVLENQIARGNTMIGNAYTEYKKIVGKVRGRMTYLAEAEKPQLLKSTAPKEEPELVKQP